The Aricia agestis chromosome 3, ilAriAges1.1, whole genome shotgun sequence genome includes the window TTTATCTTTACCATCCGATCCATCGTCTGTCCCTTTCTCTTGTTCTTTTGcacccatttctttttctccaGTGCTCTCAACTGTACCTCGTTCTTCCTTATCTTTTATATTCTGCACTTCAGGGTCCTCTTCATCTTCGGAACCCCGTTTTTGCTGGTCCAGTTTCTCAGCAGCGTTGTCTGTTTCACCCATTTGCTTATCAGCATCGTCTTTGTCATTTTCTTCTACTAAAAGCGTAAGGTGACTAATCTTTTCCATAAAAATTCCTTCTGAAGTAAAACAAACTTTAAAGTCGTGTAAAATGGGATTACCTATTATGATATTAACTGGTATCTCATTGTCTTGGACTACGTACAACTTGATATCTGCGTAACATTGATCAATCTGAACATTAGCTACAAACATACCTTCTGTATAAACTTCGTTCTTTGCTATACCAGTTATGCacgttgttttatttttgtagtcttttacattttctttaattttctcGAATTGCGATTTCGTAATAAGGTTAATGTCACTTCCGGTGTCAATCAGAGCTAAAGCGTCTTGGCCGTTAATCTTTATCTTCTTGTAAGGAACTTTCTCGTCATCGTTTTTACTTTGAATGTTTAGTGTCCTCGCCGAACATTCAGTAGCTTTATGTCCAAAGTCATTGCATTTAAAACACTTGACTCCTTTTGAGCAGTTGGATGAGACATGATCTACGTCTCCGCAGTTGTAGCATCTATGGACGCGATTCTTCTTTCCAAATGATGTGTTTCTAGATGGTTGGACATCACTAGTAAAGTTTGCAGGCTTATTAGAAATCTTCTTTTGGAACTCGCTGTAGATTTCCAACTTTTTGCGAAATTCTTTGATATCCGAGGCGCCATATAGAATAACTTTATTTGCATCCAGGTCACGAATACCATCTATCACATACTCAATTAGAGCAGCATCTTCGACCTTGCCGTGAAGCGCCAACTCTTTCATAGACAAGAAGTACTGCTGATATGTCTCGTCATTTTTCATCTTACGAGAAGCAAGCTTTTTATGTACTACTGCACTGTTGATCTTTGGTCCAAACTCTTCTTTAAGTGCCTTCTTAAGACTGGAATAATCTTTAACTCTTCCCAAAGAACGTAAAAACAACTTTGCTGTTCCATCTAACAGTCGCTTCGCATAGATCAGTTTTTCGACTTTTGTCCATTTCATAATCTGCGCAGTATCTTCAAACTCATCAATAAAAGTCTCAATAGGATAGGTGTCATCTCCGGTAAAAATAGTCATAGACTTTTCTAAATCCTTGAACGAAATCGTTACCTCACATTCTATTTCTTCTTCGTCTTCGGTTTCGTGTTTATCGTCTTTTTTCGGTGGCATTGTTACAATAAAGCTAGAACTCTTCAAACTAGAATCTCTATTTAAATTGCGTCTTCTTCTGGCAGTCGTGCAAAATGATGGCTTATCTGGGGTCATTTAGTCTTTCGTCTTCAAGAATAAATCTTTAATCCAAATTTCCAAAAGCTACCATTTTAATAGAATTCTGTATCTAACTTAATCCGTCTTGCGTCTTCCGTTTCACATCAGATTTTACTCCATCCCGGACGAGCCCCCAAAAAGATGTGGGATGAGGCTCAATCCAATGCAAAAACGTTTTAAAATTCTCACTaactttatttttctataaCAATCGAACCAAACCATCTCATTCATCTTGCTTTTACCACTGACAACTCTACTCCCATCTGACAAGTGTCACCTCTGCCAAGTCATCACTTATCCGGGCTGCTGTACATAgacaatagaatacaaattaaaaagttaatactaaattaataattatcccacatatatatatatatatatatatatatatatatatatatatatatatatatatatatatatatatatatatatatatatatatagatagatagatattgCTTAGAATATGATTATAAATGATATTTGAAAGTCTCCCATGGTTCCCCTATATGGTTTTTTTACCCAAGGTCAAAGGTCCAAAAAacgattttttcatttttcacgATTTTTAGCAAAACGGTAatgtttttcataaaaatgccTGAAACAAAATTGTAGGTcataaaattatctacaaaagggtttcaaattcaaaattttttccCTACGAACCACCGTTTCTGAAATATTATAACGAttcaaaaagttgttaaagttgTAATCGTCGTTTGGGTGTTTTTTTCCACATAAGGGAATAATAGGGAActttcaaatttaatttttaatcatgtTCTTAACAATTTTATCGAATTTTAGCTTGGTGCGAATTATGCAACCTCAAATTCTAACTTGACTGGTCTATGAAGGCGCGCGGtattcaatatcaaccctagacggtcaataatatttcgcaatacgtgatattgttcaatattattgtaggtctaggCGCCCACTTAAGTGTCACGATTTGTAACactgttgaaattttaattgcaCACTGCAAGTTAAATTAGAACTTGAGTCAGATTTCACGGATTAAAGAAAAGTTTCGATGATATGGCAATTAGAAAAAAgatagtttattattttattagtgctACGGtattaaatgaataaataataacacaTAATTTACTTAAGGTAAGTAATCCCCTTTTGGATAAACACTAATGTACGAAATTCCCTGATCGGCGGGTTTGAAACTGTCACCGATTGTCACTGTCTTCGTGACGTCCAACTTCTTCTTTCTCTTTCGTAATTTGCCAACACTGGCttctttaacttttttctccgGGAATGCGATAGTTTTGTCTACTTTCGTCTCCATAACTTGCACTTTGGTTTTCTCTTTTCGTTTGTAGTAGAACACTTCCCAGGCTAGAGTTATCATCGCTAATCCAAGACCGAATAGTGTCGCTATGAAGACACCACCTGTAACAGATATGGAATTGTGAGTTATGTTAGTTGTGTGTAGGTTTTTAGATACCTACTAATCTACAATAGCCAAGATAGCAGAAACTCGACCAGTGGGCCGTGACCAATCGCTTGTTTTTAACGCTTACGAATATTTGGCCATCTCATGTCCACCGAAGCACCatagcaatattttttaatttgccgatTTTCTACGTGTCCCAGGCTGTATGGCTATATAGCCATAACATGTAAAAAATACCTAAACTTTCAAGAGTAATTCCTTCTGATTCATCTGCGTCCGGGCATGATTGTCTTGCGGTCTCGTTCCAGTAtctgaaagaaaagaaaagtattacaaaaatgttattacagttactttttatatttcttaTAAATTATACACCTTATCCTATCTTAGTTATACACCTTCAACAATGAATATGGCTATTCGTATCTTAGCCCGGGCGCAcactagcggccaaaccgcagcggccaggtcgcgacggccatcgagatagataccttagtataaAACCGCcgtagaccacgcgcacctggccgcatgctgtcaagcggccacaccatactttcgatggccgccgctgcctggccgctagtgcgcgcccgggcttacacTAACGCAAGAATGCATTGCTCTTTCGTTGTCGTTTTCACAGGTAAACTTTCTAATACATTTCTATCTTGTTTCTACAAGATAGAAATAGTTACGTGTGTGTGTGTAAAATAGATTCCTATAAGCGATTCAATGTGCTAATTTCTACGTACTCTAGCTGGACTTTAGTTCAAAAAATAAGGCGAGAGGATTCAATTTAATCTGTTGCCTGTTTTGCACACTTACACACCCCATAGCCCGAAAAGGAGATAGAGATCGCACCCCCAACGTCCACATGCCAACAGCTTATTATGCCTAACTCACTTGGCAGTGAGCTGCTCCAGCACGCGCTCCTTCTGCAGGTTGAGCAGGGCCTTAGACAGGTCCTCCTGCAAGCGCGAGCCCTGCTGCACGGCGAGCGCGTACGGCTGCTCAGCGAACACCTCCCCGACCTCCGTCAGGTTGCAATTGTGGGTTATCTCGTATCTGGAGAATAACATTTTTAGAGATTATAAACCTCAAATATTTTTCATGAATTTCATGATGGCTGCCACCGCAGCTCTTTGCTATCCACCGTCGTTGCGCTGAAATTCATTTGtcacgcggtaaccgtacatttttcgggatcaaAATCCTATGTGCTTTTCTGgggactcaaaatatatttatacaaaattccttcaaaatcggttcagcagtgtATCCGCACTGTTCACGGAGTTCAGACGTTGTTGTTATTGTGTGTCTAGCTATTTTATAACATGTACAAGGACAAACCATTGTTCAACAATACATAATGTCACCTTTGTTCATGGGGAACTCTTAATAAatagatttaaattatttgaataaaaaacaagGAGCGACTTACTTGATTTCAGCGGAGTCGTGTATGAAAGCGAAATCAGCTTCAGTGTGCTCGTTGACTTGCTGAAAACCTGTTTTAGCGTCGGGCACCGGACCTGAACACAGTAAACGTTTACATCTATATTctacacatattataaaacagtcgcttttttccctcatgtccctttgttccctttaatctttaaaactacgcaacggattttgatgattctttcagtgttagatagcccatttatcgaggaaggctataggctatattttatcacgctaagactaataggagcgaagaaatagaggaaaatgtggaaaaacggggaaaattatttgaaagggctaacttaaatgcgctaatctcaggaactacgggtccgatttgaaaaattctttcagtgttagatagcccattaattgaggaaagctataggctatattttatcacgctaagactaataggagaatgtggaaaaaacgggggaaattatttaaaagggcttatctcgcgaagtactggagcaattgtttatgttgtttggcacagataagaagtagaccacgtgaaggatcataggctatcgattttaacaattttttcagtggctatatattttatacccgtgcgacgccggggcgggtcgctagtattacaGTAAATCTATGTTGCTCTATTGCGTTGTGGTGCGTTGCATCAGAAACAGTTCATAGAATaatccataatataatataatacccccacaccggtttcagtgacggtggccggtttcattgaaaccaggccagttacgcaggagaaattttatagtgcccacgtgtgtgcgcagtacacaagagcacactctcttcctttacttaacctagtgggacggacgaccgacacgactggtaagagatcaggcgcaggaccgaatttTTTCAGTCCATCCGACGCACCATCATCTTGCttttcagacaatcaggtgatcagcctgcattgtcctaaccaaacttgaaaataacacttttccaacgcgggaatccaACTCACGATCTCCGAGTCGAGAgtcacgctctaaaccactggaccacgaaggcGATAAGAATAATCCAATACAGGTATTCTTCGTTACGGCATGTTGAAACAGGGCATCGATTATGCTAATAAAGTTGGCGATTAGTTGTAAACTAGTAATCAAAGCGTCTCTGACGATCTCCGTGGCTCCATGGTTGAGCGCGTGAAGCATGATATTAAATTTTAGTAttggcacagaatacatattagtttaacaacaTAAATCTCACTCCTGAAATccgtttaaataaataacgactcatgctacgatactataaagttcaaatagTTAGTAATATATCTTTTAataacccaacctatattttatagtagttttatattcgattataataGTGCAGGAAACTTGACAATttaacatagtaacttgtgtttatttctgtgtagtttgtgtatttttttgtatgaaattggtttatttgctatgtttgtatagtttttatctactttttgtatttaaataccttattcaaatacatatttcattggtcttttttaattattcatttttataagatttataatgattttgtcacagcggttaaatcagtatcatgaataaaattcctctatgatcagtatacagtagatacgcgacgaaaaatcttgcgcgtgcgtcaccactcgcttgtgagtcccttatGATgtgccacccgcgggtggtacttacagttcgatgcctacacgcgcgagtgggacaggcctttTTTTGTGGGGTTCATCGCGGCGAAGATGGTATGTGCCGcgaccctacccactaaaactctgcgACCCTCCTCTCGCCACCCAAGACGAAGCCACGGGCACGACACACCCACCTCAACTCCGTCAGTGTGGAACAGGCCTGGTATAGGCCCTTCCCACACTTCGgggcagggccggatttatatttttataagtataggccactttaattttgccaccCCTATGTGCGAACTCTGCCGCTATCCTAGAACGCTACCGCCCGCCATAGGCgttggcctatactgcctatacacaAATCTAGAGATGCTTTGTGTCACTGACCGGAGGCGTTGATGGCGAGCAGTATGTGTCCGTACTGCTCGCGCACGGGGTAGTCCCACACTCGGTACTGCGTCTGGTCCGACGTCGCGTTCAGTGTTATCTCCTTCCACACCCTGGAATATGCCACATATTTGCCATATATTTCATGCCACAGACGCAGTTGAGAAGTCAAAATTAGGTTGCTACTAAGTTGAAAGTTAATAGACTACGGATCTCTAAACTCgtcaatttaaagtttttacacAATCAGTTAGGAGGGAGGGCGACGCTaagcgaccgcccagggcgccggataaaatgGTGCGCCGAAGGTAACCCCGCCCCTTTTTAGTTAGCGCTGAATAGGCACTGTGTCAAAGTCTGAAAAGTGAAAATCCCTTATCTAGCATCCAGTGGcagtataaatatttaatccaaTATCCATACATAACTGCAACagggaatatgcaaaaaaaaataattccatctcaaatatatttttctgtaatctttatcatacattataatgaaaaggtatttttttttaattagttatcatttaaaccatttaaaaataaaatgttgtttaaaaaatgaaaattaatggaGGGAAATTCAAACTTACTAAACGCGCCACCATTGGTCGAAACGAAATGTGACGTCAGATGTTACATATCGGCGTCGATATTCATACTGCGGTTATagtatttgttagaaaaatagtttaaaactggCGATCTCTAGTGAATCTATATTTATAGTGAATCTACATAagtatattaggttttataaataagtatattaggttttatcaaATCACAATCGGACTATCTAccgaaaataaatgcatttatgatgttagaatattttgcatcaaaccttgattttacgattttatttaattagactaTCTGACTCGGCAAAGtggttttgccatataaattatttctagtataaatttaaaaagtgatcaaaacctattctcagaccTAACAAATGtataagtatacaaaatttcaacaaaataaaaaaaaaagttttggagGTGTTCGCGCACAGacagtgacacgagaattttatatttttatatattagatattccaATTATTATGAACAATTTACGTTGAGTACCTACGTAAGTAGCTACTTGTTCGTTTCAGATCTTCTAttgcaaaattaatttacttttgattGAATCGCATTAAGATGTATAACAGTAACATAAGTATGCTACATACGTACTACGTAGCATATTTACGTTGAAATGATCATCACCATAGTAATAAACTCGATAATGGAGATACATTATCGCTTTTCATCATCTTACACCATGGTTCTCGTATTTTTACATCGTTTGGAATACGAAAAATACTTTGTCAGGTGTGTTTCTAGTAATGCTTTTGCACTTCAGTATCACACAATACTTGTAAGAAGGTTTTTCAGCCTCTTCCATGATCTCAATAGCAAATAAACCCGAAAATAAGTACGAAGTAACTGAATCACTAAAGGAAACAAACACGGGACATAACATCTGACGTCATCGACatttaatcaatgttttaaatttcaatttaaacaataatttgaatattttgaagcctctttatgttttattctcatttataaagatataaaggactaattaaagtcataaaaaaatcGTGCATATTCCCTATTCGCATcacatcgcaaatatctgcgttaaaatttataataaaaatggcattgcgatgcgatgcgaattcgcagttttgtgagGGAACCCTTACGCTTACAGTGTACATCTGTAGCTCCACCATGAGTTTAACGCCGACTACAGTATATTTTTAGTATGGTATggtaaaatcgccatactaaatatttacggtagtcggtatcgagtatcgataaatactaagtatagctttaaactcatggtagagctactgctcTAACATATTATGCTTAATGATAAGAGCGTGGCGACGCGTTACCCACCTGTAGAGCGTATCCTCGGCGAACTTCATGTTGATGAAGTACTGGTGGACGGTGGAGCCCTCCACCACCGTGTAATTGATCCGCGACTGACGCGCCAGCTGCTCCAGCGACGACACCGGCGTCTGTATAAACATATAtaaacaaggtgtaacaaaactaaatgataatactttatggcgTGTATGGAaaaccctgtatagagttcgctgtgataatagaagcgctgaaaaagtaaaatattatttgtaatttatatgAGCAAGCGCCCTCGCGTCCTGATTTTTTCCATACAGAGGTGGAAAAAAGTTACTccttcagagctgctactttcacagcgaactctatacagggtacccatacacaccctaaaatagtgttacatagttttgttacaccttgcatAAATTGGTTTTAATAGAAGTTTATGTGTGAGTGAAGTCGCTTATGATGAAATGGTCGAATTGCGAAATTCTCAATTCGACCATATTATACGAGTacctataatattgttttttttttatgtttgttcgcgGATAACTTCGCTTTTTATTAACCTATTTGgatgattattattttgttggAAAGAGGATACTCTAAAGGTGGTACCCATGATAATACTGTTTGAAAtggttttttttgtttcttttaattatttttttacctgCATCCTCTCAACGGTGAGGAAGGCGGCCAGGTTGGCTGTGAAGGTGGCCAGCATCAGCACCACGAAGAGCCAGTAGGCGGCGACCAGCGTGCGCCCCGACAGCGCCTTGGGCGCTTCGCCCCCGCCCTGCGGCGTGAATGACGTCAGCGCGAACCAGAACGACTCCTTGAGGGTGAACTCCCTGAAAATATCGACACAATAATCATAGATCATCTTCATACTTATATACCACTTGAATCGCACGTACGCACATATTTCAGATGACCTCAAGTAGCTAAACAAACCGACTTCTGTGTTAATTTGAAGACGCGATTCCGGCGCGTGGCCGCCGTGCACAGCGTACGCCGCGGTGGAATCGGGCCTTCATTGAAATTGTGTTGAGTTCATTGGTTTCCATGAATCTAAGCCAGCAGCTTGCTACCCAGCACCTagttatagcgcccaagtgtgtgcgcaacgAACGAACGAACGTAAAAGCGCCATCTCTTGACAGAAATAAAGCGTTATCAACCACCATTACCTGCACGGATAAGGGTAAGCATCCGGATTATTCCTGGCCGAGTACGGGCTGTACTTCTCGAGGATCCATATCATGAAGCCAGTGAGGACCAGCGCGGCCACGATGCTCAGCCACACCTCCGTCCGCAGCACCGTCATGAACTTGAACAGGGACGTCTTGCGGATCGGCTTGCGGATCGCTGGGAGGATATAGCTTTGAGTATATCAACCAAAGATAGAAGCAAAAGCTATGACAGATGTAATCTGTAACCtcatttaaacttttatttaaggCGCAAATTTATCAACAGGCACGCGCCGCATTTAAGAATCCGTTGTATGAAATTATgtaaaacctcgcacattcgtccgcaccgtacgcgacgcatttcgtgtactatgcggtgcgggTAAATGTGCGAGGTGTCAtatataaatttttgcaaaattaaaaatatacatcaattacagcaataattaaaattttatggttTATCCCAAGGGATTTTGGGAGTTTCTTTATGTATATGCCCTCGTAGTGACTAAACTACTTATccaattttaacaaataaaaaaaaatagataagtaagtaagtaatggTCAATCGgctattttttcaattttcttaCGTAGTCGCgttatatttattaaacttaAGGCCAGGACACagaaacacgatacg containing:
- the LOC121740237 gene encoding ionotropic receptor 25a, which encodes MAANQYLESRNATDAAILVETERDVDRTLYELLGRSTVRVWVHSELSRDAANSLKTMRPEPSFYMLVGDENFVSTTYKRAVKEKLVKRDYRWNLVLTDYRSVEPNQLVLPTFILQADLNECCKLIGMREACNCPDNIDKKQHIINNLLQHVTDMFSKLESDLTPTVDCNDVKGDNKTKEEVVRALEDYSSNNDSLFYWDAQRSGLFVRSRFHLSLYKPDAGLQRVASWSADEDYKLLPGVDLEPLRQFFRIGTTMAVPWTIPKVDPESGEVMMTEDGQPVYEGYCIDLIDKLAEELNIDYEIVTPKVGTFGRRLPNGSWDGVVGDLMTGETDIAVAALTMTAEREEVIDFVAPYFEQTGILIAIRKPIRKTSLFKFMTVLRTEVWLSIVAALVLTGFMIWILEKYSPYSARNNPDAYPYPCREFTLKESFWFALTSFTPQGGGEAPKALSGRTLVAAYWLFVVLMLATFTANLAAFLTVERMQTPVSSLEQLARQSRINYTVVEGSTVHQYFINMKFAEDTLYRVWKEITLNATSDQTQYRVWDYPVREQYGHILLAINASGPVPDAKTGFQQVNEHTEADFAFIHDSAEIKYEITHNCNLTEVGEVFAEQPYALAVQQGSRLQEDLSKALLNLQKERVLEQLTAKYWNETARQSCPDADESEGITLESLGGVFIATLFGLGLAMITLAWEVFYYKRKEKTKVQVMETKVDKTIAFPEKKVKEASVGKLRKRKKKLDVTKTVTIGDSFKPADQGISYISVYPKGDYLP